The sequence below is a genomic window from Desulfobulbus oligotrophicus.
CCGGCACGCACTGGGAGCCACTGCACTTACTGGCGAACCATGCGGCTCTCTGTTTTTACCTGAATCACCTGCAGGCGCTGCAGGCGGAACAACTGGCGGTTGAGCGAATACGAACAGCTGACATGACCGCTAAACGATTCATCAACGAGATAAACGATCCGTTGACGACCCTTCGTAACCACTTGCAGACTGCTGAAAAAAAATACGAGCATGGCCAAGCAATCAATCGTGACTTAGCCGTACTCAATGAAAAATGTGATCGCCTTGATCAAGTGCTTCTGGAACTGATGGCTCGTTCTGCCGAATAGTGCACAACTTGCCACTTATACAACGGACCGGCACCCCGGAACGGCCCATATCTCATAGATGCTCCAGAAAGAGAAAGAGGCCTGCAACCTGTATCCTGATAAATGTTGCTCAGGGCTCATCTACCATCCGTACAGGAGATCAAACAACTAACCCTTCCATCCACTGTCCGGGTCTACCGAAACCCGGTCATCAGGGCAGGCGGGCCACGATTACCTTGCCGGCGGCCAGAGCCAATGCCAAACTGCGCTCCCGCTTGGCTGCGTCGGCAGCAGCTCTATCCGTGAACGTTCCCACCACACGCGGTTCCGGCCTGATTCGTACAAGGTGATCGTGTTTACGAAGCCAAAGAGCTGTGCCGTCCCAAAAACTCTCCTCACCAAGATCAGAAAATGTGCGTAAAAACGAGGCTGCATATGTGCTGTTTTTTCGGGCTCGCAGCTGTCTCATCATGACATCGGCAGCAGATGCATAGATGCCTTCCTCACTGATCGTCGCGCTGGTACTGTGGGTCACGGTCACTCCAAACACGCCGCCATCCTCTTTATAAAAGTAACGGCAACTCATGCCTGCTGGTGAGACGGCCTTGCTGACCACACCTGGAGAAACAGTTGCCTGTAAAAGTTCAGACGCATCGGACTGGGAGAAAAGAAGACAGGCATCTGGGCGGTCATCTCCCCAAAGAAGTCCGGGAACCGATGACCAGATCAATAGAGGTGGCTCCACTTGTCTGAACAAGATCTTCTAATTTTTAAGTGAAATCTCTGTCCATAGTTAGGCTGCCTGTTGGACCGCCGGCAGCATCGCGGTATACGCCTCGTTAGGCGTTTTTCTCTTTATTTTGGAGTGTGGTCGACAGCGGTTGTACCAGTCGAAATAACGTATGATCGATCTGCGGGCCTCGACGACTGAGTCATAGGCATGGAGATACACTTCTTCGTACTTGACTGACTTCCACAATCGTTCCACAAACACGTTGTCCCGCCAGCCGCCCCGGCCATCCATGCTGAGCTTGCATCCGCGGTCTTTGACCGCCCGGACAAATTCCTCGGCAGTGAACTGGCTCCCCTGGTCGGTGTTAATGATCTCAGGCGTACCATGGCGGGTGAACGCCTCCTGCAGAACATCGACAGCATGGCAGGCCTCCAGGGTGATGGCGATCTTGGCCGCCAGCACTTTCCGGCTGGCCCAGTCAACCACGGCTGTGAGATAAACAAAGCCTTTGGCCATCGGGATATAGGTCGTATCCAGCGCCCAGACCTGATTGGCTCGGTCAATCCTCATCCCCCGCATGAGATAGGGATATACCTTGTGACCAAGGTGTTTCTTGCTGGTTCCCGGTTTCCGGTACAGCGCCTCGATGCCCATGCGTTTCATCAGCGTACCCACATGCCTGCGGCCAACTTTAATGCCCGCTCGATCAACCTGATCACGCAACATGCGGGCGCCCATGAACGGGCGCTCCAGATGCAACTCGTCCAGGCGGCGCATCAACTCCAAATCGGCCTTCGCAACGGGCCTGGGACGATAATAGAGGCTGCTGCGACTGATGCCAACCAACTTGGCCTGTCTTGTCACAGGGAGTTTGTGAGTGCGGTCAATTATCGCTTTGCGCTCAGCAGTCCCACCCTGGTGAGCGCGCTTTCTAAAAAATCGTTTTCCAGCGTTAATTGCCCGATCTTGGCGTGCAGTGCCTTCAGGTCAACTTCCGGCTTAGCCGGGGATTTATCGAAAATATTTGAGGCGCCCTCGCTTAATTGTCGTTTCCAGGTGGTGATCTGGTTGGGGTGGACCTCGAACTGCTGGGCTAATTCAGCCAATGTTTTGTCACCGGCTATCGCAGCCAAGGCCACTTTTGCTTTAAATGCTGCTGAATGTTTCCGCCTCGTTCTTTTTGCCATTTTCTGCTCCATGTTGTGCCCATCGTTGGGCGTTAGTGGTAGCAGATTTTCCACTTAAGAGCTTGTCCAAATTTCCGAGACCACTTCTCAATAAAGCCATCATCATAAGCCTAAGGTATCGCTGCATGCGCACACCTCACACCAAAAATTTTATGGTACGATAGAAACACAAATATCCTGCCCCAAACAGGCCTATCAGCACATAGAAACAGGGTATTCACACGGTTGTTGCACGATCCTGCTTATATTGTTCTTACTACAACGCAAGTGAGCCGGGAAGTCAATAACCGCTCGGTTGCGGAACATGTATAGCCAGAGGCTGAGGATCTGCCTCTTCAGCTGCTTTGAAAACACCGGAGAGGCGATGATGAACATGCAGGCTTTGTTTGCACACCCTACACACACTCAAAGATCAGGATGACAGAACCCCTCACCCCCCGGATTCATCCTGCTGTAAACAGGAGGGGGTAAGCAATTATGCTGCTCCTCGTGCACCAACATCTTAAGGCGCAAAGAGAGGGGACGTTGAATATTGTAAAATTCGGCCCGCACGTCGTAAAAACGTCTCAATCTTGAGAAAATACACCGAATCGGCGGTATGTTTCTAAAAGAGACTGTACCATTGTTTTGGTACCATAGTGGTCTGCTACAGCTTGATGCTGTTTTTCCATTCGCTCAGGATCGCGGCGAGGTAACCTGGCAAGATCTTGCAGAGCCTGGCCAGCAGCCGTCACATCATTATAGTCCACCAGTCGGTAATCCTCAATAAAACCAAGAGTCTCGACCGTTGATAACAGACGGCAGGCCAATACCGGAAGACCGTTGAGAAGGCTTTGAATAAGCGACTGAGAGACACCCTCAGCTTCGTAGGAAGAAAAAAAGAAGAGATCAAAAGCGCTGAAATAGTGCTCGGGTTGTTCCTGGTGTCCTGCAAAAATCACCCGATCACCTACTCCCAATTCGTTGGCGAGCGCCTTAAGCCCCAGGAGTTCTTCACCATCACCGACCAGCATGAAGCGAAAATGAGCGGGCATTACCGCTGCAGTCCGTATAACAAATGCCAGACCTTTATAATGGCGGAAAAAGGCGACATTCCCCACGAGAATATCTGGGTCGGCAATGTTGTAGGCTTGTCGAATCGATTCACGGTGCTGTCGGGAAAAACGAAAGCGCGCCTCATCGTTGCCGGTTGAAAGAACGATTAGCTTGTCGCGCGAAATACCTTTCAGGGCCAACTGGTCAGCAATCGCTGCACTGCACGTAAAAACTATATGAGGAAAAAATTTATAGCTGAACGTTGAGGAAACTGGTGCCAAGACGTGTCGTGTACGGATAATGAGCGGGATGC
It includes:
- a CDS encoding IS3 family transposase (programmed frameshift), with the translated sequence MAKRTRRKHSAAFKAKVALAAIAGDKTLAELAQQFEVHPNQITTWKRQLSEGASNIFDKSPAKPEVDLKALHAKIGQLTLENDFLGKRAHQGGTAERKAIIDRTHKLPVTRQAKLVGISRSSLYYRPRPVAKADLELMRRLDELHLERPFMGARMLRDQVDRAGIKVGRRHVGTLMKRMGIEALYRKPGTSKKHLGHKVYPYLMRGMRIDRANQVWALDTTYIPMAKGFVYLTAVVDWASRKVLAAKIAITLEACHAVDVLQEAFTRHGTPEIINTDQGSQFTAEEFVRAVKDRGCKLSMDGRGGWRDNVFVERLWKSVKYEEVYLHAYDSVVEARRSIIRYFDWYNRCRPHSKIKRKTPNEAYTAMLPAVQQAA
- a CDS encoding glycosyltransferase family 4 protein, with the translated sequence MHSIEQHPLVIHTDWSRSWGGQEIRVLTELKELRKHGFRVGLIVPQESELAWRAGVENIAVYPIKKFAKFNPGSWWDLIILIRALKPAVINTHSSEDSWMVGVIARFCCIPLIIRTRHVLAPVSSTFSYKFFPHIVFTCSAAIADQLALKGISRDKLIVLSTGNDEARFRFSRQHRESIRQAYNIADPDILVGNVAFFRHYKGLAFVIRTAAVMPAHFRFMLVGDGEELLGLKALANELGVGDRVIFAGHQEQPEHYFSAFDLFFFSSYEAEGVSQSLIQSLLNGLPVLACRLLSTVETLGFIEDYRLVDYNDVTAAGQALQDLARLPRRDPERMEKQHQAVADHYGTKTMVQSLLETYRRFGVFSQD